A portion of the Shewanella sp. SNU WT4 genome contains these proteins:
- a CDS encoding transposase DNA-binding-containing protein, which produces MSIFNPNKWAYDHFHHAELGDKRRAARLTVVAEYMAVGSGKSVARSCNGEDAKLEGAYRLIRNDNVSPSMIRAAGFARTAQAIENINEILALEDTTALSYPLCQDCCHP; this is translated from the coding sequence ATGTCAATTTTTAACCCGAACAAATGGGCATATGATCACTTTCATCATGCTGAGCTAGGTGATAAACGACGAGCGGCAAGGTTAACCGTCGTCGCTGAATACATGGCGGTTGGCAGCGGTAAATCGGTTGCCAGATCTTGTAATGGTGAAGATGCCAAACTCGAAGGAGCCTATCGATTGATCCGCAATGATAATGTTAGCCCATCTATGATCAGAGCCGCCGGTTTTGCTCGCACCGCCCAAGCGATTGAAAATATAAATGAAATACTTGCTCTCGAAGACACGACAGCCCTGAGTTACCCCCTGTGTCAGGATTGTTGTCACCCTTAA
- a CDS encoding DUF2802 domain-containing protein, producing MASTLAFFFVIGLVWYVKKLSHRVDALGKIIKASDKHREELKREVIELRSGTIGVGRRVIELENNISQQAAKLEETQEHDPKARLYSRATKMVSLGADVNELMIECELPRAEAELLLRLHRQDV from the coding sequence AGTTTGGTATGTCAAAAAACTCAGCCATAGAGTTGATGCGTTAGGCAAAATTATCAAGGCCAGCGACAAGCACAGGGAAGAGTTAAAGCGTGAGGTTATTGAATTGCGAAGTGGGACTATAGGCGTTGGCCGGCGGGTGATTGAGCTTGAAAATAATATTAGCCAGCAAGCCGCTAAACTAGAGGAAACCCAAGAGCATGATCCTAAAGCGCGCCTCTATTCTAGAGCCACTAAAATGGTGTCTTTAGGGGCGGATGTAAATGAGCTAATGATAGAGTGCGAGCTTCCCAGAGCCGAAGCTGAATTGTTATTAAGGCTACATAGACAAGATGTCTGA
- a CDS encoding response regulator gives MSLKDVTVLLVEDDPVFRKLVSGFLSNRGAEIIEAEDGALGLQAFEHHNVDVVLADLSMPNMGGLEMLKAIHKIDPAVCSIVISGNNVMADVIDALRIGANDYLVKPVVDLFMIEAVIKQYLQPFHGTNDIAELNQLSMLELSENLALLKKNTAAAMHVQQQLFPASVIEYPNARVQYSLFNASEISSYFIDSAMVDNRYVVMYMAHFYPEDNPAAFASVLLRSFINFKLKEYRNNLSKMVIEPGQMLKYLNERLLKSGLDIVTDMIYISLDVESFRAQICQAGSGLRCYLRNQDGLTPLALADSMSLGLLDWSKPSSQFRTLLPHEKLCISSLYPIHQRLLLDDDFTGLQSNADIPAGGFIQISC, from the coding sequence ATGTCGTTAAAAGATGTGACCGTGTTGCTTGTAGAAGACGATCCAGTATTTCGAAAACTGGTCTCGGGCTTTCTTAGCAATCGTGGAGCCGAGATTATTGAAGCTGAGGATGGCGCTTTAGGCTTACAAGCATTTGAACATCATAATGTTGATGTTGTGCTTGCCGATCTCAGCATGCCCAATATGGGAGGCCTTGAGATGCTCAAGGCTATACATAAAATTGATCCTGCAGTGTGTTCCATTGTTATTTCTGGTAATAATGTAATGGCCGATGTCATTGATGCGCTTCGAATAGGTGCTAATGATTATTTAGTTAAGCCTGTAGTTGATCTATTTATGATTGAAGCGGTTATTAAACAGTACTTACAGCCGTTTCATGGTACGAATGACATTGCTGAACTTAATCAGCTATCAATGTTGGAATTGTCAGAAAATCTCGCCTTATTAAAAAAAAACACCGCCGCTGCAATGCATGTACAACAACAACTATTTCCCGCCAGTGTCATTGAATATCCTAATGCTAGAGTGCAGTACAGCTTATTTAATGCCAGTGAGATTAGCTCGTATTTTATTGACTCAGCTATGGTCGATAATCGCTACGTGGTTATGTATATGGCGCATTTTTATCCTGAAGATAATCCCGCGGCATTTGCGAGTGTGTTGTTACGAAGTTTTATTAATTTCAAGTTGAAAGAATATCGCAATAACCTTAGCAAAATGGTCATCGAACCTGGTCAAATGTTGAAGTATTTAAATGAACGGCTATTAAAGTCGGGATTAGATATAGTGACGGATATGATTTATATCAGCTTAGATGTCGAAAGCTTTAGAGCGCAAATTTGCCAAGCTGGCTCTGGTTTACGTTGTTATTTAAGAAATCAAGATGGCTTGACTCCATTAGCACTAGCTGATTCCATGTCATTAGGCTTACTTGATTGGAGTAAGCCTAGTTCACAATTTCGCACCTTATTACCTCACGAAAAACTTTGCATTAGTAGTCTTTATCCCATACATCAACGTTTATTATTGGATGATGATTTTACTGGTTTACAAAGTAATGCCGATATTCCGGCTGGTGGTTTTATTCAAATTAGTTGTTAG
- a CDS encoding VacJ family lipoprotein, translated as MTLGWVWVSLSTSLSVDAIASETPIVVTEPVATVVYNDPRDPFESFNRAMWHFNYQYLDYYLYRPISHGYKDYVPSPVKSGINNVVNNLEEPASLVNNTLQGKFGWAANAGGRFVINSTIGLLGMVDVAGMMGMPRKQDDFSEVLGFYGVPDGPYLMVPVLGPYTTREISSDWVDDLYFPLSELTFLQSALKWGFKNLDARAQAIDQERLVDNALDPYTFVKDAFFQHTNYKVYDGNVPKNQDDDKLLEEYLQELD; from the coding sequence TTGACCTTAGGTTGGGTCTGGGTGTCGTTATCAACAAGCTTAAGTGTTGATGCTATTGCCAGTGAAACTCCAATCGTTGTGACTGAACCAGTTGCAACAGTAGTTTACAATGACCCAAGAGACCCATTTGAATCCTTCAACCGGGCGATGTGGCATTTTAACTATCAATATCTTGACTATTATTTGTATCGCCCGATTTCTCATGGCTATAAAGACTATGTGCCGTCACCGGTAAAAAGCGGTATCAATAATGTAGTTAATAATCTTGAAGAACCGGCGAGCTTAGTCAATAACACCCTCCAAGGTAAATTTGGCTGGGCTGCAAATGCCGGTGGCCGATTTGTGATTAACTCAACAATCGGTCTGCTGGGAATGGTGGATGTTGCTGGCATGATGGGAATGCCGCGTAAGCAGGATGATTTTAGTGAAGTGTTAGGTTTTTATGGCGTGCCTGATGGCCCCTATTTAATGGTGCCAGTGCTTGGCCCTTACACTACTCGGGAAATATCCTCTGATTGGGTGGATGATCTCTATTTTCCACTATCAGAACTGACATTTTTACAGTCAGCGCTTAAGTGGGGCTTTAAAAATCTTGATGCTCGAGCTCAAGCGATTGATCAAGAAAGATTAGTGGATAATGCGCTCGATCCCTATACCTTTGTAAAAGATGCCTTCTTCCAACATACTAACTATAAGGTGTATGATGGAAATGTTCCAAAAAATCAGGATGATGACAAACTTCTTGAAGAGTATTTGCAGGAGCTTGATTAA